A genomic region of Ochotona princeps isolate mOchPri1 chromosome 17, mOchPri1.hap1, whole genome shotgun sequence contains the following coding sequences:
- the KRT12 gene encoding keratin, type I cytoskeletal 12, with protein sequence MSLSVRTSALSRCLSSQGGAMGRPKGMSASSMGSSLAGSAFGFGASYGGGFSAASMFGADAAFGGGSGSSFAGGLGSGYGGCLGGGFGGLGMSLGGSTAGGSLYIPSVGDGGLLSGSEKETMQNLNDRLASYLDKVRALEEANTELENKIREWYEARGSRSGDAGLQGDYSKYYPLIEDLRNKVISANIGNAQLILQIDNARLAADDFRMKYENEAALRQAVEADTNGLRRVLDELTLARADLEMQIEGLNEELAYMRKNHEEELQSCRAGGPGEVSVEMDAAPGVDLTRLLNDMRAQYEIIAEQNRKDAEAWFMEKSGELRKEISTNTEQLQSSKSEITDLRRALQNLEIELQSQLAMKKSLEDSLAETEGGYCSQLSQVQEMVGNLEAQLQQVRADTEHQNADYQRLLNVKARLELEIETYRRLLDGEAQGDGLDETSSVSGSKSQAQSIDSSKDPSKSRKIKTIVQEVVNGEVVSSQVKEVEELM encoded by the exons ATGTCACTCTCTGTGCGCACCTCAGCCCTGTCCCGGTGCCTGTCCTCCCAGGGTGGGGCTATGGGCAGACCCAAGGGCATGTCGGCTTCCAGCATGGGAAGCAGCCTTGCAGGGAGTGCCTTTGGCTTTGGGGCCAGCTATGGAGGAGGCTTTTCCGCTGCATCCATGTTTGGTGCTGATGCTGCCTTTGGAGGTGGCTCTGGAAGCTCCTTCGCAGGGGGACTGGGCTCTGGCTACGGGGGTTGCCTGGGAGGTGGCTTTGGAGGGCTGGGAATGAGCCTCGGGGGAAGCACTGCAGGTGGCTCTCTCTATATTCCCTCTGTCGGTGATGGAGGCCTTCTCTCTGGATCTGAGAAAGAAACCATGCAAAATCTGAACGATAGATTAGCTTCCTACCTGGACAAGGTTCGAGCCCTGGAAGAGGCTAACACAGAGCTCGAAAACAAAATTCGAGAGTGGTACGAAGCGCGAGGCTCCAGGTCTGGAGATGCGGGGCTGCAGGGTGATTACAGCAAATACTACCCGCTAATCGAAGACCTCAGGAATAAG GTCATTTCTGCCAACATCGGGAATGCCCAGCTCATCCTGCAGATTGACAACGCACGACTGGCTGCTGACGACTTCAGAATGAA GTATGAGAACGAGGCTGCCCTGCGCCAGGCGGTGGAGGCCGACACCAACGGGCTGCGCAGGGTGCTGGACGAGCTGACCCTGGCCAGGGCTGACCTGGAGATGCAGATCGAAGGTCTGAACGAGGAGCTGGCCTACATGAGGAAGAACCACGAGGAG GAACTGCAAAGCTGCCGGGCAGGTGGCCCAGGTGAGGTCAGTGTGGAAATGGACGCCGCCCCCGGAGTGGACCTGACCAGGCTCCTCAATGATATGAGAGCACAGTATGAGATCATAGCCGAGCAGAACCGGAAGGATGCGGAGGCTTGGTTCATGGAAAAG AGCGGGGAGCTGAGGAAGGAGATCAGCACCAACACGGAGCAGCTTCAGTCCAGCAAGAGCGAGATCACTGACCTGCGGCGCGCGCTTCAGAACCTGGAAATtgagctccagtcccagctcgcCATG AAGAAATCCCTGGAGGACTCGCTGGCCGAAACCGAGGGCGGTTACTGCAGCCAGCTGTCCCAGGTGCAGGAGATGGTCGGCAACCTGGAGGCGCAGCTGCAACAGGTGCGCGCCGACACTGAGCACCAGAACGCCGACTACCAGCGACTGCTCAACGTCAAGGCCCGCCTGGAGCTGGAGATCGAGACCTACCGTCGCCTGCTGGACGGGGAGGCCCAAGG GGACGGTTTAGATGAGACTTCGTCTGTGTCAGGCTCCAAGTCCCAAGCACAGTCCATCGATTCCTCTAAAG accCATCCAAATCCCGGAAAATCAAGACAATTGTGCAGGAGGTGGTCAACGGGGAGGTGGTGTCATCCCAAGTGAAGGAAGTAGAAGAACTAATGTAA
- the KRT10 gene encoding LOW QUALITY PROTEIN: keratin, type I cytoskeletal 10 (The sequence of the model RefSeq protein was modified relative to this genomic sequence to represent the inferred CDS: substituted 1 base at 1 genomic stop codon), translating to MSVRYSSSKQYSSSRSGGGGGGSSLRISSSRGSLGGGFSGGSFSRGSSSGGCFGGSSGGYGGGLGGGYGGGGFGGGYGSSSFGGGYGGGSFGGGSFGGGSYGGGGFGGGGFGGGGFGGGFGGGFGGDGGLLSGNEKVTMQNLNDRLASYLDKVRALEESNYELEGKIKEWYEKHGNSSQREPRDYSKYYQTIEDLKNQILSLTTDNANVLLQIDNARLAADDFRMKYENEVTLRQSVEADINGLRRVLDELTLTKADLEMQIESLTEELAYLKKNHEEEMKDLQNVSTGDVNVEMNAAPGVDLTELLNNMRSQYEQLAEKNRKDAEAWFNEKSRELTTEIDSNIEQMSSHKTEITELRRTVQGLEIELQSQLALKQSLEASLAETEGRYCVQLSQIQGQISSLEEQLQQIRAETECQNAEYQQLLDIKIRLENEIQTYRSLLEGEGRXVGRAAQGTGGQGLSSSGGGSYGGGRGGSSSGGHGGGYGGGSSSGGHGGGYGGGSSSGGHGGGYGGGSSSGGHGGGSSSGGQSGGGGGGFKSSSGGSAGESSSSPKGPRSAETSWDTNKTRVIKTIIEEVTPDGRVLSSMVESETKKYYF from the exons ATGTCTGTCCGATACAGCTCAAGCAAGCAATACTCCTCTTCCCggagtggaggagggggaggagggtcaTCCCTTAGAATttcgagcagcagaggctctCTTGGGGGAGGCTTCAGTGGGGGCTCTTTTAGCCGTGGGAGCTCAAGTGGAGGCTGCTTTGGGGGCTCCTCCGGTGGCTACGGAGGAGGACTAGGAGGCGGCTATGGCGGAGGTGGCTTCGGCGGAGGCTATGGGAGCAGCAGCTTCGGTGGGGGCTATGGCGGAGGCAGCTTCGGTGGCGGCAGCTTCGGCGGTGGCAGCTACGGCGGAGGTGGCTTCGGTGGAGGTGGCTTCGGTGGTGGTGGCTTCGGAGGTGGCTTTGGTGGTGGGTTTGGAGGAGATGGTGGCCTCCTTTCCGGAAATGAGAAAGTCACCATGCAAAATCTGAATGACCGCCTGGCTTCCTACTTGGACAAAGTCCGGGCTCTGGAAGAATCAAATTATGAGCTGGAGGGTAAAATCAAGGAGTGGTACGAAAAGCATGGCAACTCGAGCCAGCGGGAACCTCGCGACTACAGCAAATACTACCAAACCATTGAAGACCTGAAGAATCAG ATCCTCAGCCTCACCACGGACAACGCCAACGTCCTGCTTCAGATTGATAATGCCAGGCTGGCAGCCGATGACTTCAGGATGAA ATATGAGAATGAGGTGACCCTGCGCCAGAGCGTGGAGGCCGACATCAACGGGTTGCGCCGGGTGCTGGATGAGCTGACCCTGACCAAGGCCGACCTGGAGATGCAGATCGAGAGCTTAACTGAGGAGTTAGCCTACCTGAAGAAGAACCATGAGGAG GAAATGAAAGACCTTCAAAACGTGTCCACGGGTGACGTGAACGTGGAGATGAACGCCGCTCCAGGCGTGGACCTGACTGAACTTCTGAACAACATGAGAAGCCAATACGAACAGCTTGCGGAGAAGAACCGCAAAGACGCGGAAGCCTGGTTCAATGAGAAG AGCAGGGAACTGACCACAGAAATCGACAGCAACATTGAACAAATGTCCAGCCATAAAACAGAAATTACTGAATTGAGACGCACTGTCCAAGGTCTGGAAATCGAACTGCAGTCCCAGCTGGCCCTG AAACAATCCCTGGAAGCCTCCTTGGCGGAGACAGAAGGCCGCTACTGCGTGCAGCTCTCACAGATCCAGGGCCAGATCTCCTCCCTGGAGGAGCAACTGCAGCAGATCCGGGCTGAGACCGAGTGCCAGAACGCCGAGTACCAGCAGCTGCTGGACATCAAGATCCGCCTAGAGAACGAAATCCAAACCTACCGCAGCCTGCTGGAGGGAGAGGGCAGGTGAGTGGGGCGAGCAGCCCAGGGGACAGGAGGGCAGGGCTTGTCGAG CTCCGGAGGCGGATCCTACGGCGGCGGGCGCGGCGGCAGCAGCTCCGGGGGCCACGGCGGCGGCTACGGGGGCGGCAGCAGCTCCGGGGGCCACGGCGGCGGCTACGGGGGCGGCAGCAGCTCCGGGGGCCACGGCGGCGGCTACGGGGGCGGCAGCAGCTCCGGGGGCCACGGCGGCGGCAGCTCCAGCGGCGGCCAGAGCGGAGGCGGAGGCGGAGGCTTCAAATCCTCCTCCGGGGGGTCCGCTGGGGAGAGCTCCTCCTCGCCCAAGGGACCAAGGTCAGCAGAAACTAGCTGGG ATACTAATAAAACCAGAGTGATCAAGACAATTATTGAGGAAGTGACACCTGATGGGAGAGTCCTTTCATCCATGGTTGAATCAGAAACCAAGAAATACTACTTTTAA